A part of Notolabrus celidotus isolate fNotCel1 chromosome 21, fNotCel1.pri, whole genome shotgun sequence genomic DNA contains:
- the si:ch211-214j24.10 gene encoding uncharacterized protein si:ch211-214j24.10, whose amino-acid sequence MHIKTGSWEASNTVCESDTLCDPAVLVSTTNSEPHIRNRRLSPGSGNCGGGGGGCISGGDLQARQLSPESDPITAGHAHTFSYRREKERKGQQHKGRSLRRESQKGLSRPQKANPKERWVEDSLSLLKPPPAFPVQDSPAKLQPAVSYASKVKAGAATGGLEEDRPAIGVLLQNQWGLSFISEARPASEGSSTDPTANTPLPQPTDAQQMPEETVLTFQRPDERPTPIATSISPATRPDIDESNGKLLLSCRHLVEALNYHSREWNVICNKQKKVPKKVVWYKDTKEHPA is encoded by the exons ATGCATATCAAAACCG GTTCATGGGAAGCCAGCAACACTGTGTGTGAGTCCGATACCCTCTGCGACCCAGCAGTCCTTGTTTCTACCACCAACTCTGAGCCACACATTCGCAACCGACGCCTGTCTCCTGGCTCAGGTaactgtggaggaggaggtggaggctgtATCTCTGGAGGTGACCTGCAGGCTCGTCAGCTCTCACCTGAAAGCGACCCCATCACAGCAGGCCACGCACACACCTTCAGCTACCGCAGGGAAAAAGAACGCAAGGGCCAGCAGCACAAAGGGCGCAGCCTCCGCAGGGAGAGTCAGAAGGGGCTTAGCCGTCCTCAAAAGGCAAACCCAAAGGAGAGGTGGGTGGAGGACAGTCTGTCTCTGCTCAAGCCCCCACCTGCCTTCCCTGTGCAGGACAGCCCCGCCAagctgcagcctgcagtcagctATGCCTCCAAGGTGAAGGCGGGGGCAGCAACTGGAGGGCTGGAGGAAGACCGCCCCGCCATTGGCGTTCTGCTGCAAAACCAGTGGGGTCTCAGTTTTATTAGTGAGGCAAGGCCAGCCTCAGAGGGCTCCAGCACTGACCCTACCGCCAACACCCCCCTGCCCCAGCCCACAGATGCCCAACAAATGCCAGAAGAGACCGTTCTCACCTTTCAGCGTCCAGATGAAAGACCTACTCCCATTGCTACCTCCATCAGTCCCGCCACACGCCCAGACATTGATGAGAGCAACGGGAAGCTGCTGCTTAGTTGTCGCCATCTAGTGGAGGCTTTGAACTATCACAGTAGAG AATGGAACGTTATCtgcaacaaacagaagaaag TTCCAAAAAAAGTGGTCTGGTACAAGGACACCAAGGAGCACCCAGCCTAG